The Homoserinimonas aerilata nucleotide sequence GGTCGCTCGAGCTGGCGATGGCGATCGCCTGGGGCCCGGAGGTGGTTCTGCTCGACGAGCCCGCGGCTGGTCTGTCGCATGAGGACTCGCTGCAGCTGGCCTCGCTCATGCGGCGCATCAACGCGCAGCTCGGATGCACGCTCCTTGTCGTCGAGCACGACATGGACATCGTGCGCGAGCTCGCCGACCGCGTCGTCGTGCTCGCCAATGGCCGCGTGTTGACGGTCGGCACCATGGACGAGGTCGCCGCGCATGACGACGTGCGTACGGCATATCTGGGAGCGGTGTGATGCTGGAGATCGAGAACCTCCGCGCGGGGTACGCGAAGACGACCGTCGTCGACGACGTGACGATCACGTTCGAGGCGGGCACGGTGACGGCACTTCTCGGCCGCAACGGCGTCGGCAAGACCACGCTGCTGCGCGCCATGTTCGGTCTGTGTGACCGGCAGAGCGGCCGGATGTCGATCGATGGCGTGGAGCTGCCGGCCGGGCGTGCTGAGGTGCCCGCTCGGCACGGCATGACGCTCCTCCCCGACGATCGCGGTGTATTCGCCACGCTCACGATCGAGGAGAACCTGCGCCTGGCGACACGCAGGGGCTATCACCCGCCGGTGGATGTCAAGGAGCTCTTCCCCCTCCTCGTCGAGCGGGCCGAGCAGCCTGCCGGCCAGTTGTCCGGCGGTCAGAAACAGCAGGTCGGTATCGCCAGGGCGATCCTGGCCGGGCAGAGGTTCATCGCCATCGATGAGCTCTCCCAGGGGCTGCAGCCGTCTCTCGCGCAGGCGACCCTTGAGGCCCTGCGTGTGGTCGCCTCCACAGGGGTCGGCGTGCTCTTCGTCGAGCAGAGCCCGCGATACCCGCTGGCGTACGCCGACCGCATCATCGGCATGGTCAAGGGGCGCCTGGTACTCGATCGTTCCGCCGACGAGCTACGCACCGACCCTGCCGCCGTCACCGAGCTCCTCGTAGTGAGCTGACAGACCCCACCCTCGGCGCCGCGAGCGCCACCACTGAAAGGCAAGAATTGACTGACGAAATCTGGAGCTGGACGGCGACCCGAACTGCGGAGGCCATCCGCTCGGGCAGCATCACGTCACGCGAGGCGACCGAGTCCGTGCTGTCACGCATCGGCGACGTGAACCCCCACATCAACGCGATCGTCGAGGTATCTGGGGCAGAAGCGCTCGAGATGGCGGATGCCGCGGATCTTCGTCAGCGCGCGGGCGAGCCCCTCGGCCCACTCCATGGCCTCCCCGTGACGACGAAGATCAACACGGACATCGCGGGCCACGCCACCACCAACTCCGTGCCGGAGTTCGCGAACGACGTCGTCACCGAAGACCACCCCGCGATCGAGAACCTGCGCGACGCGGGTGCCGTCTTCGTCGGCCGCTCCAACACCCCATCCTTCTCGATCCGCTGGTTCACCGACAATGACCTCCACGGGCGCACGCTGAACCCGTGGGACGCCTCGCGCACGCCCGGTGGTTCTAGCGGTGGTGCGGCGGCGGCCGTGGCATCCGGCATGGGCTTCATCGCGCACGGTAACGATATCGGCGGCTCCATCCGCTATCCCGCGGCCAGCTGTGGCGTTGTCGGTCTCCGTCCGACGCCCGGCCGTGTGCCGGACTGGCCGACGCCGCGCCTCGGTGCCCCCCTGCTCGGTACGCAGCACATGCAGGTGCAGGGCCCGCTCGCGCGCTCGGTCGACGATGTGGCGCTCGCCTTCTCGGCGATGGCCAGGTGGCACCCGAAGGACCCGTTCGCCGTTCCTGTACCGCTGCAGGGCGAGC carries:
- a CDS encoding ABC transporter ATP-binding protein, with the translated sequence MLEIENLRAGYAKTTVVDDVTITFEAGTVTALLGRNGVGKTTLLRAMFGLCDRQSGRMSIDGVELPAGRAEVPARHGMTLLPDDRGVFATLTIEENLRLATRRGYHPPVDVKELFPLLVERAEQPAGQLSGGQKQQVGIARAILAGQRFIAIDELSQGLQPSLAQATLEALRVVASTGVGVLFVEQSPRYPLAYADRIIGMVKGRLVLDRSADELRTDPAAVTELLVVS
- a CDS encoding amidase; the protein is MTDEIWSWTATRTAEAIRSGSITSREATESVLSRIGDVNPHINAIVEVSGAEALEMADAADLRQRAGEPLGPLHGLPVTTKINTDIAGHATTNSVPEFANDVVTEDHPAIENLRDAGAVFVGRSNTPSFSIRWFTDNDLHGRTLNPWDASRTPGGSSGGAAAAVASGMGFIAHGNDIGGSIRYPAASCGVVGLRPTPGRVPDWPTPRLGAPLLGTQHMQVQGPLARSVDDVALAFSAMARWHPKDPFAVPVPLQGEPLDGPIRVGVVRSVGVVDLNPAVDIAISQAVASLTDAGYLVEEVDLSLFADAWLLWWQVVQGVEFEGLGKLIEQYGDAAIRKSADNQFAAMHRIVSGFELSDYVGGYAQRAALVRELQLVLQQYPILVLPISAEQTFEIDADVRGVDRMEQLVKAQWPMMSVAALSVPALSVPVTVVNGLPTSVQLVGRRFREDTLLAAGREIESRASVSTPIDPR